Proteins from a genomic interval of Triplophysa dalaica isolate WHDGS20190420 chromosome 21, ASM1584641v1, whole genome shotgun sequence:
- the pla2r1 gene encoding secretory phospholipase A2 receptor, giving the protein MRGFTVTLHICSYESLYVLYTLILVISFACASAEVSGKTNVSDKNQLLELQSKGVFRLESVSQKKCLSASSGLSLTSCEPPSAALLWKWVSRHRLFNLGTSRCLGINMTNLPLSDVGIFECDVSLPTMWWRCGGSMLYGAMNNKLVVEDSKVMVKKGALYQWRIYGAAGEGPCAYPYEDIHTLKGNSHGMPCSLPFKYNNKWFWDCTSEGREDHHLWCATTSRYDKDVKWGFCPDPVSGCSEFWDSHPELKSCYQFNLNSILTWSQALTSCQSQGGNLLSITQSNELTYITERLSDMGVLVWIGLNHLSHRGGWEWSDESPLTLVGYTTDLTATPVQQNQQCGVFNSTQDSWQSLSCESALPYICKKTINSSRKAEPLANWQYKETICPDGWLDNRGFCYLYLENAASWDASSSACRDLEGELLSIHSLSQQEIVLTMLKLVSVSKVWIGLYKEAKSPAVQWSDNSPVTFTSWYSQDPSHRQGDKRICVTADGKDGRWQFEGCEEQHTTMCKKAGLVPQLATGEQEEGCPEGWRRKDNSCYKISDTEQTFEDAVKGYYCKAPLVTIESRFEQAFLNSLIGETGGSDSQSYWTALQDQNRTGEYRWLAKNDTSKPLTYTNWNRHQPVIGGGCVVMSGGRALGQWEVKNCNAHKALAVCRLEVNRSLVDLMMQEPSIDTNADCPPGWESRKGLQHCYKVYHSEKILMRRSWTEAEFFCRALGADLASFHHYEDQAFVKQLLSKMFQSTEGRWFWVGFTKRNPFSGGAWEWSDGTPVVTMFIEGMNEVDSRTCAVYSDLTNTLTSHSCDSKYEWICKVPRGVQLIKPYWYSDQHEPWVFFHGAEYFFTSNKIDWETVSFACKMMGADLLSVHSSDELDFIKGRLKKESQYWWIGLSANSAHNGFSWTDGSPLDFENWENGRLNRKSGRNCIRMSTQSGLWSVGSCADPNGYVCKRRTVTMVELPQEPHYIGRCPENWFYHGHKCLFLHIPARPEEGKTWQEAQSICSSHQGSLVSIEDEIEQAYIVMLLHGRSPGVWIGVQGSSSRKWANDKPLYYENWEQLPNDKVTKEPLCTYLSNSHNFRVTGLWQDAICTESVYGFVCQKNQDTTKRPTQSYHISASLDVSEYKNHSYHIIHGNMSWYAAQKSCEERGAALVSVTNPFQQAYLSVLINRLGTPHWIGLYSTDDGISYQWSDGTESTFTYWDVSIYYPDGPTGDGGCASMDVNGRWKDTQCDQELSGAICYIPPPKSFAFSFEVVCPETWVKFRGSCYNFKSVILEMSLEEARDNCRKKGNFSDVLTVLDDEERSFFLKEMWHYYQGAQNLWLGIIYDTDNDALTRFDGSPLQYTNWRSKAPDGSQMRADSCVTMRVWDATWQLANCGDRFGFICKTTTGAIKEVEVEPVKGMHKGVIYVAALVAILLFATMIGFLWVLYKRNSMCMRRFPSFGSAYYRQTNSLASDQDENVLLPELETEAAD; this is encoded by the exons ATGCGGGGATTCACTGTAACTCTTCACATTTGCTCTTATGAATCACTTTATGTCCTTTATACGCTTATTTTAGTCATTAGCTTCGCTTGTGCATCTGCGGAAGTGTCTGGAAAAACTAACGTTTCGGACAAAAATCAACTCCTCGAGCTACAAA GTAAAGGTGTGTTTCGTTTGGAGAGCGTATCACAGAAGAAGTGTCTCTCTGCCTCGTCTGGTTTATCTCTGACTAGCTGTGAACCCCCGTCCGCTGCCCTGCTCTGGAAATGGGTGTCCCGGCACCGACTCTTCAATCTGGGCACCAGTCGATGCCTAGGAATCAACATGACCAACTTGCCCCTGTCTGATGTTGGCATCTTTGAGTGTGATGTTTCCCTTCCAACCATGTGGTGGCGCTGTGGGGGAAGCATGTTGTATGGAGCCATGAATAACAAGCTGGTGGTGGAGGACTCAAAGGTGATGGTGAAGAAAGGCGCTCTGTATCAGTGGAGGATTTACGGGGCGGCCGGTGAAGGTCCTTGTGCTTACCCCTATGAAG ACATTCACACGCTGAAAGGAAACTCTCACGGTATGCCGTGTTCTCTTCCCttcaaatataacaataaatggTTTTGGGATTGTACGTCTGAGGGGAGAGAAGACCATCACCTCTGGTGTGCTACTACCAGCCGCTATGATAAGGATGTGAAATGGGGCTTCTGTCCCGATCCAG TGTCAGGATGTAGTGAATTCTGGGATAGTCATCCTGAGCTGAAGTCCTGTTACCAGTTTAACTTGAACTCCATACTCACCTGGAGTCAAGCTCTTACTTCCTGTCAATCGCAGGGTGGAAATCTTCTCTCCATCACACAGTCAAATGAACTGACATATATAACAG AAAGGCTTTCAGATATGGGTGTGCTGGTCTGGATTGGACTTAACCATCTCAGTCACCGTGGAGGATGGGAGTGGTCAGATGAATCTCCTTTGACTCTTGTCGGTTACACTACAG ATTTGACCGCTACACCAGTACAGCAGAACCAGCAGTGTGGGGTTTTCAACTCTACACAAGATTCATGGCAGAGTCTCTCCTGTGAGTCAGCACTGCCCTACATCTGCAAGAAAACCATAAATTCAAGTCGGAAAGCAGAGCCGCTTG CTAACTGGCAGTACAAGGAGACGATTTGTCCGGATGGTTGGTTGGACAATCGTGGGTTTTGTTACCTGTATTTGGAGAACGCGGCGAGCTGGGACGCATCTTCCAGCGCATGCAGGGATCTTGAAGGAGAGCTGCTCAGCATTCACTCGCTTTCCCAGCAAGAGATTGTGTTAACAATGCTTAAACTTG TCTCTGTCTCTAAAGTGTGGATCGGTCTGTACAAAGAAGCAAAATCTCCTGCAGTTCAATGGTCTGATAATTCTCCAGTCACATTCACATCCTGGTACTCTCAGGATCCCTCCCATCGCCAGGGCGACAAACGCATCTGTGTGACCGCAGATGGTAAG GATGGCAGATGGCAGTTTGAAGGGTGTGAAGAGCAGCATACCACCATGTGTAAAAAAGCAGGTCTTGTTCCTCAGCTGGCGACTGGAGAACAGGAGGAAGGTTGTCCAGAG gGCTGGAGGAGAAAAGATAATAGCTGTTATAAGATCAGTGATACGGAGCAGACGTTTGAAGATGCAGTGAAAGGATATTATTGCAAAGCTCCTCTTGTGACTATAGAAAGCAG GTTTGAGCAGGCCTTTCTCAACAGTCTCATTGGTGAAACCGGTGGCTCTGATTCTCAATCTTATTGGACAGCGCTGCAGGACCAGAACAGAACCGGAGAGTATCGCTGGTTGGCGAAGAACGATACCTCTAAACCCCTCACATACACCAACTGGAATCGGCACCAGCCGG TGATTGGAGGAGGGTGTGTGGTGATGTCTGGGGGTCGGGCTCTGGGTCAATGGGAGGTGAAAAATTGTAACGCCCACAAGGCCCTGGCTGTGTGCAGACTGGAAGTGAACCGTTCCCTTGTCGATTTGATGATGCAAGAGCCATCAATAGACACAAATGCAGATTGCCCACCGGGATGGGAGAGCCGTAAAGGTCTGCAGCACTGTTACAAG gTTTATCACAGTGAGAAGATCCTAATGCGTCGCTCCTGGACGGAGGCTGAGTTCTTCTGCAGGGCTTTGGGTGCAGACCTGGCTAGTTTTCATCACTATGAAGATCAGGCGTTTGTCAAACAGCTTCTCTCTAAGATGTTCCAAAG caCAGAGGGTCGATGGTTTTGGGTGGGCTTTACTAAGAGAAACCCCTTTTCTGGCGGTGCCTGGGAGTGGTCAGACGGCACACCG GTGGTGACAATGTTCATTGAGGGTATGAATGAAGTGGATTCTCGCACCTGTGCCGTGTACAGTGACCTCACAAACACTCTCACGTCCCATTCATGTGATTCCAAATACGAATGGATATGCAAGGTCCctagag GTGTGCAGCTGATCAAGCCGTACTGGTACAGTGATC AGCACGAGCCGTGGGTGTTCTTTCACGGCGCTGAATACTTCTTCACCAGTAATAAGATTGACTGGGAGACTGTGTCTTTTGCCTGTAAGATGATGGGAGCAGATCTGCTGTCTGTTCACTCCAGTGATGAGCTGGACTTCATCAAAGGACGTTTAAAGAAG GAATCTCAATATTGGTGGATTGGATTGTCGGCTAACAGTGCTCACAATGGCTTCAG TTGGACCGATGGATCTCCTCTAGATTTTGAGAACTGGGAAAATGGGCGACTTAACCGAAAGTCTGGCCGGAATTGCATCCGGATGTCGACTCAGTCTG GTCTGTGGTCAGTAGGAAGCTGTGCCGATCCAAATGGTTATGTGTGCAAGCGCAGGACGGTGACCATGGTGGAGCTCCCACAGGAGCCGCACTATATCGGCCGTTGCCCAGAGAACTGGTTCTACCACGGACACAAG TGTCTGTTTCTGCATATACCAGCCCGTCCAGAAGAGGGGAAAACCTGGCAGGAAGCTCAGTCCATCTGCTCTTCCCATCAGGGATCTCTGGTTTCCATCGAGGATGAAATCGAACAGG CCTACATTGTCATGTTGCTTCACGGCCGGTCACCGGGTGTTTGGATTGGCGTGCAGGGCTCCTCCTCTCGCAAATGGGCCAATGATAAACCGCTTTATTATGAAAACTGGGAG CAATTACCTAATGATAAAGTTACAAAGGAACCTCTGTGCACCTACTTGTCCAACAGTCACAACTTTCGAGTTACGGGACTATGGCAAGATGCCATATGTACTGAGAGTGTTTACGGCTTTGTCTGCCAAAAAAATCAAG ATACCACCAAACGTCCCACCCAGTCATATCATATCTCTGCCTCTCTGGACGTGTCCGAGTATAAAAATCACAGTTACCATATCATCCATGGCAACATGAGCTGGTATGCAGCACAGAAAAGCTGTGAGGAGAGAGGAGCGGCACTTGTAAGCGTCACAAACCCGTTTCAGCAGGCTTACCTCAGTGTGTTGATAAACAGACTGGGAACTCCACACTGGATCGGCCTCTACAGTACTGAC GATGGTATTTCTTACCAGTGGTCAGATGGCACAGAAAGCACGTTCACTTACTGGGACGTCTCTATTTATTACCCAGACGGCCCAACGGGGGATGGAGGCTGCGCTTCAATGGATGTTAATGGACGCTGGAAAGATACACAATGTGACCAGGAGTTATCAGGAGCGATATGCTATATACCTCCTCCTA AAAGCTTCGCTTTCTCGTTTGAAGTGGTGTGTCCTGAGACCTGGGTAAAGTTTCGTGGAAGCTGCTATAATTTTAAATCGGTCATACTGGAGATGAGCCTGGAGGAAGCCAGAGATAACTGCAGAAAGAAAG GGAACTTTTCAGACGTTTTGACTGTGCTGGATGATGAGGAGAGGAGTTTCTTTCTCAAGGAGATGTGGCATTATTACCAGGGGGCTCAGAACCTATGGCTTGGCATTATTTATGACACTGACA ATGATGCTTTGACCCGATTTGATGGTTCGCCGCTTCAGTATACAAACTGGCGTTCCAAGGCTCCAGATGGGAGTCAAATGCGGGCAGATTCCTGTGTGACTATGCGTGTTTGGGACGCCACGTGGCAGTTGGCCAACTGCGGGGACAGATTTGGCTTTATCTGCAAAACCACAACAG GTGCTATCAAAGAGGTTGAGGTGGAGCCAGTGAAAG ggaTGCACAAGGGTGTGATCTATGTGGCCGCCCTGGTGGCCATTCTGCTGTTTGCCACCATGATTGGCTTTCTGTGGGTCCTTTACAAAAGAAACTCTATGTGCATGCGGAGGTTTCCGTCATTCGGCAGTGCCTACTACAGACAGACGAACTCGCTGGCCAGTGACCAAGATGAAAATGTCTTACTCCCAGAACTGGAAACAGAAGCAGCGGACTAA